In the Glycine max cultivar Williams 82 chromosome 6, Glycine_max_v4.0, whole genome shotgun sequence genome, AAGGATCTGAAGGTGAAGCGTATTACCCCTAGACATTTACAGCTTGCTATACGTGGAGATGAAGAACTTGACACCCTCATTAAAGGAACAATTGCCGGTGGTGGTGTTATTCCTCATATCCACAAGTCTCTAATCAACAAATCCTCAAAGGAGTGAgggttaaaagaaaaatatttgaattaaccTTGGAGATGAGTTTTCCTGTAAATTTGATGGTATCTTATTTTGTGGATATTTTGCTTGTTGTGTTAGTTTGGTAGAAGAGACATCCTGCAGCAGTTCTGATATCTTTATTTGAGCTGTATGGACTGACATACTGGCTTCTGTGCTCTGTTGCTGCAAGCTAGCTACATGAAACTAGCTGTTAGGATGTATATTGAAGCATGGTTAATTATTATGTTCAACCTATTAATCTATGATGTTTCAATGTTTTGAACTGTTTGGCATGTGCAAGATTTGTCTAATCCTTAGTGGGGAGTCTTCTGCTGCTCGTTTCAGTCGCTTCCGGTTACTCTTTTGTGCCAGAACTAAGTTGCATAGACAAATATAAGAACGGTTTAACAGAAGAAATGCTTATGTCTGGGTAGAGTGGATTCCATATTCTTATTTATCGTCGTTACATTACAActaattataggaactaaaatatataaaaaattgctcCCAaggattaaaacataaaatttatatgtataagAACTAACTTAAAAAGTTTGTGCAAATACTggaactaaataattaattaaaccttTTGAAAACTATAACGGATTGTTTGGATTGATAGAGAATGAGAagtgggaaaaaaaattgattttctatCATTTGGAACACAAGAGAAAACCAACTCTGGGACTCCACCAAGATAAAATCCTAATATAATAGTTTTGTAAAGGTCCAGATAATTGTttggtatttttgttttgaaagtcactaatatgtaatttatatataaagagaatatggtattttaatttatacattttatatCCAAATTATCTCCCATAACTACATtcgtaatttattattttatccttaCAATTATCTTTACAAACCATTCATTaactttattatctttttttatttaaaaaaagatgaaaaaatagtTAGACATGGAGTGTCTGTTTCTCtagtaattataattattttagaacttAATCAattcttcaatttattttttaaattaaacaaacacataaaaaaaagttaaaacaaaattttctctAGATTATAATTTACgctagttcttttttttttttaatatatatgtattgaaTTGATTTATAGTTTATAATTGTAAGAAACAGTAGAAGGCACGCGCGCGCACGGAGGAAGAGAGACCATAGACGTCGTGCTCAGAAGTAATTTTGAAGAGAAAACGTTGATCTGATTCCGAATTTGCGTTCGTTCCCGTATCAGAGTCCAGGACGATGTCGTTTGGGTCCTCTCTGTTGTCTCATTCGCATACCCTTCAATTCTTGTCCAACAGAAACAGAACCTCCCGCTTCAAAGCCACCGCCGAAGTTCCCGATTTCCTCTCTGCAGATTGGTAACTATTCTTCTTCCgtctttttatatattcaaattgaTTCTCGAATATTCATTCCAATTTGCAGGTTTGAATCTCGCAAGAAAAGACCCTTTGGCCCACGATTAGATGTAAGTTAACCACTAACCATTactttttctttggtccttTTCTGTTAAATCATTATTTTGCTATAGTTTAGTGCAGAAGATGCGGTGCATTACCAGCTTGAAGCCTTGAAGTATAATGACCAGCCCCGTCCAGATTATGGAATCGAGGTTATGTACAGGTTTGCTGGATTTGATCCCTTTGAAAGGTCTCCCTATTTTGGCCCTTTCTTTGATTTGGGTCAGGTTAGTACTAATattctttatattctttttaattattactattattaattaattagtagatAGTTAGATACATACTTTTACTGAGATATGTTAATGTTGAAATTGGTGCTAATAATCCGTACACCTCTTCTTGTTTGTGCGTGCAGTTTGAAAGGTTTAGGCGCATTTTTCACCATTCTACTTATCGAGTCTTACTAGGTCACAAGGAGAGAAAGATCATGAGCACTTTGTTTGTCGAGGAGGTACAATGTTTtgctttttgttcatcttttTTCCAAGTTTTTCTCTGTTATCTAAACTGAAGTTATGGGATGATGAACTTCAAGCAGAACAAATACAAGCAGCGGGTTTGGATTCGTGGAAGTCGACCGGAGGAAGAGGAGATATTTCAATTTACAATGGCTCAGGTTTGATCATAATTTCTTCTACTACTTCATATCATAGTCATACTTGTCATGCCATTTGATACGTGTTTGTTTGGTTCAGTTTATTTGCAAAACatgatgccttttttttttttgtttggaaagtAAATAACAATGATACTTAGTTACGGCAGATTGTGAAATGTATTTAATTCTGATAGTACTTTTCTTAATTCAATGATAGATATTTGAATTCTTGATTTCATAAATTTAGTACTACATATTATTAGTTCCCTGTTGTTAtctgatttattttaatttaattttaacccAAGCATGTATctcatgtttgtttgtttgtcacTGGCAGAAGGTTGGTGGATGCTGGGATGGTTACTGGTTAACAGAGTCTCTGCTTCACGATACTGATACATTTGCTGGTGGATTAGCATATTAAAAAGACACCATCTAATGCAGGAATCAGGTTCATGATGAGGTTTCACTATCAAAAGCATGGAAAGATCTGCATTTCTGCAATCACTATCCTAATCTGTATAATTTGTGTACATATATATGTAAGAAATTCAGCTGTTAATACGTGTTGAATAAGGGGATATAATTGGTTCTCGCTAATCAAATGTAAACATTCTTGTACATTTTACTGAATATCTTGCAGGAGCTGCCATACATACTTTTAGAGCTTATGCTCACATCTGCATATTTGTGCACACCATCTTGTGAGTGCATCTTAATGCACCCTCTGGTTCATTTATACTATAGAATGGTTCAAAATTTGTTGCCCCCTGGTTAATCAAAACCGTACGTTATATCCTATCACCTTTTGGAGCTCGAATTATTGTATGGCATTTATAGAAATTATTACATCACGGCAGGCACTaagtacaaaatatatatgtgatgtgatttagaaattaaaaattctatcgTTTGCAATTGCTTGCCGAAAGATGCAAACAACTGCGTGAGACTGATTCTCATTGACACTGGGATGCGTAGGGTGTGTGATTCTGTTTTCATCAATTCTGCCAATTCAGAAGCTACATCAAGTGGCTGTTCTTCTGTTTAGTTGTGTGGTGAACCGGTTAACCAACAAGAAACCAAACAAGTGCAACTAACTAAAACGACATCATTCAAATACAACACTTCTCTCAAATACAACCAAAATCACACTGCTTATGGCTTAATTACTCttcttttttagtattttttgtaatttcagCCTATATCGCATTCCCTTTCCGACTTCAGTCACACGTATTGTACACTTCACAATCCGTTTTCAACATATCACGTTTCACTTTCTCAAAATATGACTTGTCAGTTTTAAGACAAGTTTATAACAAAATTCTAATCAAGATTTTAATAAGATATAAAACCaggatatttaaaatttgagtttgattgaagtggtagttttattttttattttattgaaacttACATAAAGATATTCAAATCAAGATACTAATCACCATATGTCGCTGGGATGTTCTCTGATATTTTATTTCTGAAGACACACACAAGCCTTTGTAACAATTCCAATTGTAAACGATACAAACTAAAGCTGCAGTGAAGGCCAGTCACTATATGCTGAATTTTACATTAGTAAAAACATGGGTAAACTTAGACTTAAAtcgttgcaacttgcaagtgcAAAAACATGAGGACCATGTTGGTTGAGCAGACATGATAAttcccaaaataaaaccatGTTTACAAGCACGCCACCAAAGACCTGAATCACAAGAATCTTGGAAAAAGAGACGAGTTATGAGCATGTGACAACACACAACCATTTCcaattattcatatatatgcTAACCTACATATGAAGAATTACAACTAATCAGTTCAAACATATGTCAATGATACGGTGATGCAGGGTACTGGCCAAGATGAAGATCACATTCGTTGGCTGTATCATAACAAAATCCCGAGTTGTAGATGTAATTACTAACTTCATGTTGAGTACTTGGAACCAACAATGACTTCAACAGTGACTTGAGAAGGGCACAATCTCTACCTGAAGGGTACAAcaagtacacgaaacaaatcACTTGAGAtgagaaaaatatatcataGGCAATGAGAAATACGTAGTATGTATCATGaaaagtttatttaataagcaaaaacaaaagcagaagaaatgaaaagagagatGGAGGGAAAGCCTTGAGGCCAATCCACGTGGTGTTGACTTGGAAGATCCCATAGCCCACTCTTCGGGTGCTTTAAGGCTGGGgcccaaaaaacaaaagaatatttttggAAGGGATTCCCTCCCCGTGTTTGCTAAGTTCACCTCCAacttcttcaatttttcatacAAAAATACCCTTGacagaaattaatttttgttgtgtatttgaacatgatttattgagatatataatataattacgtTGCTGTCGAAAAATCTTGCCCAGATACATAATGGAAATGTATTTTCATACATTTCCAATACACAACAAACTATACAAAGTTCAAGTTCAGGTTGTTTATTTGATGAACTCAGTTTTCAATTCAAgttaactcattttatttttgaatcatGCTCAATAAATCAATTATCGAATTGAATCTTGGACCATGTTTAGGGTTATTTTGATGCGAACATGTTCTAccaacttaaaagaaatatgcttttgtgaattaaattaagaTTTTCTGTATATCTTGCATGTTATATGTTGTGAGCGATGatgttttcatttaattttttatattatgaaatcatgtaattttttgtttaacaaagtttatttaaaattataaaaaaatattataccaaTTTAACTACAGTTGAATTGTTGAATTTTAAACTAGTATGTTTGTTGATTGAATGGAAAAtccaattttaaaaacattgatttGGCTCATATATGGAAACCCACTTATGAAATGTGAATGAGAATGAATTGTGCTTTACATATACACGTATAGGTGTGTGATTGAGCATTGGGACAGAGCTTGCCATGTACTTTACTACCAACGCTCATATTT is a window encoding:
- the LOC100500647 gene encoding uncharacterized protein isoform X1, encoding MSFGSSLLSHSHTLQFLSNRNRTSRFKATAEVPDFLSADWFESRKKRPFGPRLDFSAEDAVHYQLEALKYNDQPRPDYGIEVMYRFAGFDPFERSPYFGPFFDLGQFERFRRIFHHSTYRVLLGHKERKIMSTLFVEENKYKQRVWIRGSRPEEEEIFQFTMAQKVGGCWDGYWLTESLLHDTDTFAGGLAY
- the LOC100500647 gene encoding uncharacterized protein LOC100500647; amino-acid sequence: MYRFAGFDPFERSPYFGPFFDLGQFERFRRIFHHSTYRVLLGHKERKIMSTLFVEENKYKQRVWIRGSRPEEEEIFQFTMAQKVGGCWDGYWLTESLLHDTDTFAGGLAY